From Spirosoma aerolatum, one genomic window encodes:
- a CDS encoding SusC/RagA family TonB-linked outer membrane protein, translating to MKFTFITSWLLVLFVCCTVSAQDVNVSGRVTSSDDGQTLPGVSIQVKGTTKGTTTDANGQYQISAPANGRLIFSFIGYASQEVAVGNQSTINIALVTGAQSLDEIVVTAQGIERDKRSLGYATQEVSGNILAQRSEPNLLNALQGKLAGVNITAASGAPGASTNINIRGITSFTGSNQPLIVVDGIIFSNDVNLTQNTLFGTQPANRLADINPESIESVNVLKGPAAAVLYGSRASAGAIVITTKSGRNQNNKTEVTVNSSFNVQNVYGLPRFQNEYGQGANNLFVSNSTNSWGLPFAGGPTSVTNTQGNTVPYQAYPNNVKDFYRQGSILQNSVNIASGDANRNYIIAIGNTLQNGIIQNSKFNRTNVQLGGESKLQNGLRISGTGTYVQTVSTGIPGGNGASAFGQITRIPRSYDLANEPYQDANGRSIYYSTTNNNPQWSVNNEKLDSQVDRFFGNFQIGYDITSWLNVAYRVTGDTYTDRRKLTLPIGAGRSPAGEIQQDNFFRNELNGDLLISARKDNLFVEGLNANLLLGNNVNQRKTQEVLVDASSLTIPGFYNVGNGTVFTAGTGTGEFSTARRLIGYYGQLSLNYNNYLFLELSGRADKSSTLPQANNTYFYPSVALSFVPTDAFKLNSDILSYAKVRASIARVGRDADPYLLTSVYTGAAYGNNTANITFPLQVSNGSIPGFVVSGRIGNNNLTPEFVTSYEVGLNLGLFKNRFSIDASYFDTRSTNQIFNVAIANTTGFDTRTTNVGELRNQGVEVVLNATPVRFSGFKWDLSLNYTLIRNKVISIAPGVKSSSVGSSATNLVGSGANAFTGITPSIYEGYPYGVVVGTANARVQNTDPNGLYYDPTGQYVGQYVVNGTSGQFAPGIANSVISNPQPNYIAGLTNTFSYKGIALSVLIDTRQGGQLYSFPMVDLRGNGSLYVTGQDRDQPRILPGVIQNADGTFRPNNIQLSSQAYWGGTGFTGLGGLASEAAVFDATVYRLREVALNYTLPKGLLGKTPFGSISVGVSGRNLYFYAPNFPADPEINTQGAGNIQGLDLNGPPNTRNFGGNIRLTF from the coding sequence ATGAAGTTCACGTTCATCACAAGCTGGTTGCTGGTCCTGTTCGTTTGTTGTACAGTATCAGCGCAGGATGTTAACGTCAGTGGTCGTGTTACGTCATCCGACGATGGCCAAACGCTGCCCGGTGTAAGCATTCAGGTAAAAGGAACCACAAAAGGTACTACCACAGATGCCAATGGTCAGTATCAGATCAGTGCGCCAGCCAATGGTCGGCTGATTTTTAGCTTTATCGGCTATGCTAGTCAGGAAGTTGCCGTTGGCAATCAATCGACCATTAATATCGCTTTAGTCACTGGCGCGCAAAGCCTGGACGAAATTGTCGTAACAGCTCAGGGGATTGAGCGCGACAAGCGTTCGCTGGGATACGCAACTCAGGAGGTTAGTGGTAATATTCTGGCGCAGCGATCGGAGCCAAACCTGCTCAATGCCTTACAGGGCAAGCTGGCGGGGGTTAACATAACCGCAGCCAGTGGCGCACCCGGAGCCTCGACCAACATCAACATTCGGGGTATTACCTCATTTACGGGAAGCAACCAGCCACTCATTGTTGTGGATGGAATTATCTTCAGCAACGATGTTAACCTGACCCAGAACACGCTGTTCGGTACGCAGCCTGCCAATCGGCTGGCCGATATTAACCCCGAAAGTATTGAGTCGGTCAACGTGCTGAAAGGTCCGGCGGCTGCGGTTCTATACGGTTCGCGTGCATCGGCCGGAGCAATTGTGATTACGACCAAATCGGGCCGAAACCAGAATAACAAGACGGAGGTGACCGTCAACTCATCGTTCAATGTGCAGAATGTATATGGCCTGCCTCGTTTCCAGAACGAGTACGGTCAGGGGGCCAATAACCTGTTTGTGTCGAATTCGACCAACTCCTGGGGACTACCGTTTGCGGGTGGGCCTACGTCGGTAACCAATACGCAGGGCAATACAGTGCCGTATCAGGCATATCCCAACAACGTAAAGGATTTTTATCGGCAGGGAAGCATCCTTCAGAATTCGGTCAACATTGCCTCGGGCGACGCTAACCGAAATTACATTATTGCCATTGGTAATACTTTACAGAACGGTATCATCCAGAATTCAAAGTTTAATCGAACCAATGTGCAGCTAGGTGGGGAATCAAAGCTGCAAAACGGGCTACGCATTAGCGGGACCGGAACCTATGTACAGACGGTATCGACCGGGATTCCAGGTGGGAATGGAGCCAGCGCTTTTGGGCAAATAACCCGGATACCACGTAGTTACGATCTGGCGAATGAGCCCTATCAGGATGCTAATGGCCGGAGTATTTATTATTCTACGACCAACAATAACCCGCAATGGAGCGTAAATAATGAAAAGCTGGATAGTCAGGTAGACCGTTTCTTTGGCAATTTTCAGATTGGTTATGACATCACAAGCTGGCTGAATGTAGCCTACCGCGTAACGGGCGACACGTATACCGACCGACGTAAACTCACCCTGCCCATTGGGGCCGGACGTTCGCCAGCCGGAGAAATTCAGCAGGACAACTTCTTCCGCAATGAACTCAACGGCGATCTATTGATATCGGCCCGTAAAGACAATCTGTTTGTGGAAGGACTGAATGCGAATCTGTTGTTAGGGAACAATGTTAACCAGCGCAAAACGCAGGAAGTACTGGTCGATGCCTCGTCGCTGACCATTCCCGGTTTCTACAATGTGGGCAACGGTACTGTATTTACGGCTGGGACTGGCACGGGTGAGTTTAGTACCGCCCGTCGGCTCATAGGGTACTATGGGCAGTTATCGCTGAATTATAACAATTACCTCTTCCTCGAACTATCGGGCCGGGCTGATAAATCGTCGACATTACCACAGGCCAATAACACGTACTTCTATCCATCGGTAGCCCTCAGCTTTGTGCCAACGGATGCGTTTAAGCTCAATTCGGATATTCTCTCCTACGCGAAAGTTCGGGCTAGTATCGCTCGCGTAGGTCGCGATGCCGATCCGTATTTGCTTACATCAGTATATACCGGAGCTGCCTATGGAAACAACACAGCGAATATTACTTTCCCGCTTCAGGTCAGTAACGGGAGTATTCCGGGTTTTGTGGTAAGCGGCCGAATCGGGAACAATAACCTGACGCCCGAGTTTGTCACGTCGTATGAAGTGGGTCTGAATCTGGGTTTATTCAAGAATCGGTTTAGCATTGATGCATCCTACTTCGATACCCGGAGTACTAACCAGATTTTTAACGTAGCGATTGCGAATACAACGGGCTTCGATACGCGTACTACCAACGTCGGTGAGCTACGGAATCAAGGAGTTGAGGTTGTTCTGAATGCTACACCCGTGCGGTTCAGTGGTTTTAAATGGGATCTTTCGCTCAACTACACCTTAATCCGCAATAAAGTCATCTCGATTGCGCCGGGTGTTAAATCTTCGTCGGTGGGTAGCTCAGCCACCAACCTGGTTGGGTCGGGGGCCAATGCGTTTACAGGTATTACCCCTTCTATCTACGAAGGCTATCCGTATGGTGTCGTTGTCGGTACAGCCAATGCCCGTGTACAGAATACCGATCCGAACGGCTTGTATTATGACCCAACCGGGCAATACGTAGGTCAATATGTGGTCAATGGCACCTCGGGTCAGTTTGCCCCCGGTATTGCCAATTCGGTCATTTCCAATCCGCAACCAAACTACATCGCCGGTCTGACCAACACGTTTTCGTATAAGGGAATAGCACTGTCGGTGCTGATCGATACGCGTCAGGGGGGCCAACTGTACTCATTCCCGATGGTCGATCTACGGGGTAATGGTTCGCTGTACGTGACTGGGCAGGATCGGGATCAACCCCGCATTTTACCCGGTGTGATTCAGAATGCCGACGGGACTTTCCGACCCAACAACATTCAGCTGAGTTCACAGGCGTACTGGGGCGGAACGGGCTTTACTGGATTGGGTGGACTGGCTTCCGAAGCAGCCGTCTTCGATGCTACAGTATATCGTCTGCGTGAAGTGGCCTTGAATTACACCTTACCAAAAGGCTTGTTAGGGAAAACACCCTTCGGCTCGATCTCGGTGGGTGTCAGTGGTCGGAACCTGTATTTCTATGCGCCGAATTTCCCGGCCGATCCTGAAATCAACACGCAGGGAGCCGGTAACATTCAAGGCCTTGATCTGAACGGTCCACCAAACACCCGCAATTTCGGTGGCAATATCCGACTAACGTTCTAA
- the rimO gene encoding 30S ribosomal protein S12 methylthiotransferase RimO: MKTKGSRTNKINIVTLGCSKNLVDSEVLFTQLKGNGMDVTHESKKDDANIVVINTCGFIDNAKEESVNTILRYVDAKDAGMVDKVYVTGCLSHRYKDELEVEIPDVDAWFGTNEMPRLLKTLRADYKHELVGERLLTTPAHFAYLKIAEGCDRPCSFCAIPLMRGGHVSRSIDELVTEARSLARRGTKELVLIAQDLTYYGLDLYKKRNLADLINRLADVEGIDWLRLQYAYPSGFPLEVLDVMRDRPNVCNYLDMPLQTGSTELLKLMRRGITREKTEALIETIRAKVPDITLRTTLIVGHPGETEAMFAETYDFVERMRFDRMGVFTYSHEENTHSYSMPDDVPAEIKQERADELMELQQGISQELNQQKVGKTYKVLFDRKEGGYFIGRTEADSPEVDNEVLVPASQYVRIGDFASVRIDRAEDFDLYGTVI; encoded by the coding sequence ATGAAAACCAAAGGATCACGTACCAATAAAATCAATATCGTCACGCTGGGTTGCTCGAAGAATCTTGTGGATTCGGAAGTGCTGTTTACGCAACTGAAGGGCAACGGCATGGACGTAACCCACGAATCGAAAAAAGACGACGCCAACATCGTCGTCATCAACACCTGTGGGTTTATCGATAATGCAAAAGAAGAATCTGTTAATACTATTCTTCGCTACGTCGATGCGAAAGATGCAGGCATGGTCGATAAAGTGTATGTAACGGGCTGCCTGTCGCATCGATATAAAGACGAGCTTGAAGTCGAAATTCCCGATGTCGATGCCTGGTTTGGTACCAACGAGATGCCCCGGTTGCTGAAAACCCTCCGCGCCGATTATAAACATGAACTCGTTGGTGAACGACTGCTGACCACACCAGCTCATTTTGCCTATCTGAAAATTGCCGAAGGCTGCGACCGCCCCTGCTCGTTCTGCGCTATCCCGCTCATGCGTGGCGGACACGTATCCCGCTCGATAGATGAACTGGTGACCGAAGCCCGTTCATTGGCTCGACGGGGCACAAAAGAACTGGTTCTGATTGCTCAGGACTTAACCTATTATGGGCTGGACCTATACAAAAAGCGCAATCTGGCTGACCTGATCAACCGACTGGCAGATGTAGAAGGCATAGACTGGTTACGACTGCAATATGCCTATCCATCGGGTTTTCCACTCGAAGTGCTTGATGTGATGCGTGACCGGCCGAACGTCTGCAATTACCTCGATATGCCATTGCAAACCGGCTCAACCGAGTTGCTGAAATTGATGCGTCGGGGTATTACCCGTGAAAAAACCGAAGCTCTGATTGAAACCATCCGGGCCAAAGTTCCCGACATTACCCTTCGGACTACGCTGATTGTGGGGCATCCGGGCGAAACGGAGGCTATGTTTGCCGAGACCTATGATTTCGTAGAACGGATGCGCTTCGACCGAATGGGCGTGTTTACCTATTCACATGAAGAAAATACGCATTCCTACTCTATGCCCGACGATGTTCCGGCCGAGATAAAGCAAGAGCGTGCCGACGAGCTGATGGAACTTCAGCAGGGCATTTCGCAGGAGTTGAACCAGCAAAAAGTAGGAAAAACATATAAAGTATTATTCGACCGGAAAGAGGGTGGCTATTTCATTGGCCGTACCGAAGCCGACTCCCCAGAGGTGGATAACGAAGTATTAGTTCCGGCGAGCCAATATGTCCGTATCGGCGACTTTGCCAGCGTCCGTATCGACCGGGCCGAAGATTTTGATTTATACGGTACGGTAATATAA
- a CDS encoding ABC transporter ATP-binding protein has product MNPTPVIQLQNLQKSYGSSLVLKGINLSVSAGQVVGYIGPNGAGKSTTIKILMGMLPDYSGEATVLDMDVKTNSLAIKRRVGYVPENAALYDTLTPMEYLQFIGQLYELEPTHIERKALDLLRLFQLSDHTNARMTTFSKGMRQKVLLISGLLHNPDVIFLDEPLSGLDANAVVLVKEIIRQLANDGKTIFYSSHLMDVVEKISDRIIIINQGQVIADGTFAELQHQRPESLEQLFSQLTGNEGQTSVAEEFIHTLKN; this is encoded by the coding sequence GTGAATCCAACGCCAGTTATCCAGCTACAGAACCTGCAAAAGTCGTATGGTTCGTCCCTCGTTCTCAAAGGCATCAACCTCAGCGTATCGGCTGGTCAGGTAGTCGGCTATATTGGCCCCAACGGAGCCGGGAAGTCAACCACCATTAAAATTCTGATGGGTATGCTACCCGATTATTCGGGTGAAGCGACTGTATTGGATATGGATGTCAAAACCAATTCGCTCGCTATCAAACGGCGGGTTGGCTACGTGCCTGAAAACGCGGCACTGTATGATACGCTGACACCCATGGAATATTTGCAGTTCATCGGCCAGCTTTATGAACTAGAACCTACCCATATTGAACGTAAAGCCCTCGATCTGCTCCGACTCTTTCAACTGAGTGACCACACCAACGCCCGCATGACGACTTTTTCTAAGGGAATGCGTCAGAAAGTACTACTCATTTCGGGGCTGCTGCATAACCCGGATGTTATTTTTCTGGATGAACCGCTGTCGGGTCTGGATGCGAATGCCGTGGTACTGGTGAAGGAAATTATTCGGCAATTGGCCAACGATGGCAAAACGATTTTCTACAGTTCGCACCTGATGGATGTGGTTGAAAAGATTTCGGATCGCATCATTATCATTAATCAGGGACAGGTGATTGCCGACGGTACGTTTGCCGAGCTTCAGCACCAACGCCCTGAATCGCTGGAGCAGCTCTTTTCTCAGTTGACAGGCAATGAAGGACAAACGAGCGTGGCTGAGGAGTTTATTCATACCCTGAAAAACTAA
- the bshC gene encoding bacillithiol biosynthesis cysteine-adding enzyme BshC, with the protein MDCQYLPLSSTGQFSSLFLDYITKTATLAPFYNRFPELDAFSDQLNEKSFDEEKRRVLVDALERQYSSLAHKPDFSVLLQPNTYTVTTGHQLNIFTGPLYIIYKLITTINLARKLKETYPDYNFVPVYWMATEDHDFAEINHFSMFGRSYTWQTEQRGAVGRMNPQELATLFKQIPEKLALFEEAYLKHDTLANAARYYVNELFGAEGLICLDADDAALKRIFAPIMRDELLHQHSGELVQQRTEQLEELGYKTVIAPRDINLFYLDDQLRERIERKEDGSYRVVHTKLSFSETELLSLLDEHPEQFSPNVVLRPLYQETILPNLAYIGGPSEVPYWLQLKGVFDHFQTTFPILMPRNFALYVPSVANKRICKLGLTPEELFQDTLKLKHEYIEHHARHTLKFDNENKVVNKALDAILHKAQMVDPTLEKAVLAETKRFANAIARLEKKMRRAEERNQETGVRQLLAVKAELFPNDGLQERSENFLTFYLNDKSFLRKMLSVFDPFDYRMQLCME; encoded by the coding sequence ATGGACTGTCAGTACCTGCCGCTTAGCTCTACCGGCCAGTTTTCGTCACTATTTCTCGATTACATTACTAAAACTGCTACTCTAGCCCCTTTTTATAATCGCTTTCCGGAACTGGATGCCTTTAGCGATCAGCTTAACGAGAAATCGTTCGATGAAGAAAAACGACGGGTTCTGGTCGATGCACTGGAACGGCAGTACAGCTCACTTGCTCACAAGCCTGACTTTTCGGTACTGCTTCAGCCGAATACCTACACAGTAACGACTGGCCACCAGCTAAACATTTTTACGGGTCCACTGTACATTATCTATAAGCTAATCACGACCATTAATCTGGCCCGAAAGCTTAAGGAGACCTATCCTGATTACAACTTCGTGCCGGTGTACTGGATGGCTACCGAAGACCACGACTTTGCCGAAATCAACCATTTTTCGATGTTTGGGCGAAGTTATACCTGGCAAACCGAACAGCGTGGTGCCGTTGGGCGGATGAATCCCCAGGAATTAGCGACCCTTTTCAAACAAATCCCCGAAAAACTAGCGCTGTTTGAAGAAGCCTATCTGAAGCACGATACGCTTGCCAATGCTGCTCGCTATTATGTCAACGAACTGTTTGGGGCCGAAGGGTTAATTTGCTTGGATGCCGACGACGCTGCACTCAAACGCATTTTTGCTCCTATCATGCGGGACGAACTGCTGCATCAGCACTCCGGCGAACTGGTACAGCAACGCACTGAGCAACTGGAAGAATTAGGCTATAAAACGGTTATTGCCCCCCGCGACATTAATCTGTTCTATCTGGACGATCAACTTCGCGAACGCATCGAGCGCAAAGAAGATGGCAGCTATCGGGTTGTCCATACCAAACTAAGTTTTTCGGAAACCGAACTTCTTAGCCTATTGGACGAGCACCCGGAGCAGTTCAGTCCAAATGTGGTGTTGCGACCACTGTATCAGGAAACCATTCTACCTAACCTGGCTTATATCGGCGGCCCGTCCGAAGTACCTTACTGGTTGCAGCTTAAAGGAGTTTTCGATCACTTCCAGACGACTTTCCCGATTCTGATGCCCCGGAATTTTGCGCTGTATGTTCCATCCGTGGCAAACAAACGCATTTGTAAACTGGGCCTGACTCCTGAAGAATTATTTCAGGACACGCTGAAACTCAAGCACGAGTATATCGAACACCACGCCCGGCATACCCTTAAGTTCGACAACGAAAACAAAGTCGTCAATAAAGCGCTGGATGCTATTCTGCACAAAGCACAGATGGTTGATCCTACGCTTGAAAAAGCCGTTCTGGCCGAAACCAAGCGGTTCGCCAACGCCATTGCCCGGCTGGAAAAGAAAATGCGACGGGCCGAAGAACGAAATCAGGAAACGGGCGTTCGGCAGCTATTGGCTGTCAAAGCAGAATTATTTCCTAATGATGGGCTACAGGAAAGGAGTGAAAACTTCCTGACATTCTACCTGAACGACAAATCGTTTTTACGGAAAATGCTCTCCGTTTTCGATCCATTCGATTATCGGATGCAGCTTTGTATGGAATAG
- a CDS encoding aspartate-semialdehyde dehydrogenase — protein sequence MKIAVVGATGLVGSEILKVLEERNFPVSELIPVASERSVGKQVEFKGKPYTVVSFEDAIAAKPAIAIFSAGGGTSLALAPKFAEAGIVVVDNSSAWRMDPTKKLVVPEVNADVLTPEDKIIANPNCSTIQMVVALKPLHDRYKIKRVVVSTYQSVTGTGKAAVDQLFAERKGDHESPKVYPHPIDLNVLPHIDVFLDNGYTKEEMKMVNETKKIMGDDSIKVTATTVRIPTIGGHSEAVNIEFENEFEVSDVVDILSNTEGVIVQDDPQNKVYPMPLTAHGKDEVFVGRIRRDESQPKTLNMWIVADNLRKGAATNAVQIAEYLVKHNLVEAEATVA from the coding sequence ATGAAAATCGCAGTCGTTGGAGCTACTGGCTTAGTCGGTAGCGAAATCCTGAAAGTGCTGGAAGAACGTAACTTCCCTGTGTCTGAACTTATTCCCGTTGCCTCCGAGCGCTCGGTTGGTAAACAGGTTGAGTTTAAGGGTAAACCCTACACGGTGGTTAGTTTCGAAGATGCCATCGCTGCCAAACCTGCCATTGCGATTTTCTCGGCGGGTGGCGGTACGTCGCTGGCCCTAGCTCCCAAATTTGCTGAAGCGGGTATTGTTGTTGTCGACAACTCGTCAGCCTGGCGGATGGACCCTACCAAAAAACTGGTTGTTCCAGAAGTCAACGCCGATGTACTGACCCCAGAAGATAAAATCATTGCCAATCCAAACTGTTCGACCATCCAGATGGTCGTAGCATTGAAACCCCTGCATGATCGTTATAAAATCAAACGGGTGGTCGTTTCAACCTATCAATCGGTAACGGGAACGGGCAAAGCGGCTGTCGATCAGTTGTTTGCCGAGCGTAAAGGTGACCACGAATCACCCAAAGTATACCCGCATCCGATTGACCTGAACGTACTCCCGCACATCGATGTGTTCCTCGACAATGGCTATACCAAAGAGGAAATGAAGATGGTGAACGAAACCAAGAAAATCATGGGTGACGATTCTATCAAGGTGACGGCTACCACCGTTCGAATCCCAACGATTGGCGGCCACTCCGAAGCGGTCAACATCGAATTTGAAAACGAATTCGAGGTAAGCGATGTAGTTGATATTCTGAGCAATACCGAAGGGGTTATCGTTCAGGACGATCCACAAAACAAAGTGTACCCAATGCCGCTGACGGCACATGGTAAAGATGAAGTGTTCGTAGGTCGGATTCGTCGCGACGAAAGCCAGCCTAAAACGCTGAATATGTGGATTGTAGCCGATAACCTCCGTAAAGGGGCGGCTACCAACGCTGTACAGATTGCCGAGTATCTGGTAAAACACAACCTGGTTGAAGCCGAAGCAACTGTGGCGTAA
- a CDS encoding SusD/RagB family nutrient-binding outer membrane lipoprotein has protein sequence MNSLNYRRYLLLPLFLGMGACSNFLDINVTPNNPTAVTPAVLLPGAQAGTAFAESNEINRFAETLVQHLAGANNSPANYDVFQTNGADMENQWRFEIYNGGLINFQKLIELGDATNSKAYTGIAKIMKAYTFSIATNMWGDVPYSQALQGEAFTAPRIDKQEDIYKGNSSQGIQSLFDLVREGIKDLDAPSALKPGGEDLIYGGDLAKWKRAGNNLLLKFATVISRKEPALATSVINEVLAGNNYITTNANDMNFTFGSTVGSQDPRYSYTNVSTFKDDIILSTRYLNLLKSLNDPRLPIFFTKPGADYVTIDNGFRGTLPAPVTNWSRYNKFITGNSGEGPVRMTTNFERAFILAEAALRLGTPGDPQALYTEGITASLSLAGLSADQITTYLAANPTVATLSGTNEQKIAQIITQKYIAWTGNGLEAWNDYRRTGYPVLQPSQNAAGIDGTRPVRAVYINTEIQRNPNFPNPAPQSNVRVWWDVD, from the coding sequence ATGAACTCACTGAATTATAGACGCTACCTGTTGCTGCCCCTATTTCTGGGAATGGGTGCCTGTAGCAATTTTCTGGATATAAATGTTACGCCCAACAACCCAACAGCCGTAACACCCGCTGTATTGTTGCCGGGAGCGCAGGCGGGTACGGCCTTCGCGGAATCCAACGAGATCAATCGGTTTGCCGAAACACTGGTTCAGCATCTGGCCGGAGCGAACAATAGCCCTGCCAATTATGATGTGTTTCAGACAAATGGAGCCGATATGGAAAACCAGTGGCGTTTTGAAATTTATAACGGTGGCCTTATCAATTTCCAGAAGCTGATCGAACTGGGCGATGCGACTAACTCAAAGGCTTATACGGGTATTGCCAAAATCATGAAGGCGTATACCTTCTCGATTGCGACAAATATGTGGGGTGATGTCCCATATTCGCAGGCACTACAGGGCGAAGCGTTCACGGCTCCCCGTATCGATAAGCAGGAGGATATCTATAAAGGGAACTCATCGCAGGGTATTCAGAGCCTGTTCGATTTGGTACGCGAAGGCATCAAAGACCTGGATGCGCCTTCGGCGTTAAAACCCGGTGGTGAAGATTTGATTTATGGAGGTGATCTGGCAAAGTGGAAGCGGGCTGGCAATAACCTACTCCTCAAGTTTGCGACCGTAATCAGCCGTAAAGAACCGGCACTAGCCACCAGCGTCATTAACGAGGTACTGGCGGGTAATAACTACATTACGACCAACGCCAACGACATGAACTTTACGTTTGGATCGACAGTCGGTAGCCAGGACCCGCGTTACAGCTACACCAATGTCAGCACGTTTAAAGACGATATTATTCTCAGTACGCGGTACCTGAACCTGCTGAAAAGCCTGAACGACCCTCGGTTGCCGATCTTCTTCACCAAGCCCGGTGCCGACTACGTAACCATCGACAATGGGTTTCGGGGGACATTGCCCGCGCCCGTAACCAACTGGTCGCGATATAATAAGTTCATTACGGGCAATTCGGGTGAAGGCCCCGTACGGATGACCACCAATTTTGAACGGGCGTTCATCCTGGCTGAAGCGGCCCTGCGTTTAGGCACACCCGGCGATCCACAGGCTCTCTATACTGAAGGCATCACCGCATCCTTGTCGTTGGCTGGCCTGTCTGCCGATCAGATCACTACCTATTTGGCTGCCAACCCAACTGTAGCGACTCTTTCGGGTACCAACGAACAGAAAATCGCCCAGATCATCACCCAGAAGTACATCGCCTGGACCGGAAATGGACTCGAAGCCTGGAATGATTACCGTCGGACTGGATACCCCGTTCTGCAACCTTCCCAGAATGCGGCCGGTATCGATGGTACCCGACCCGTTCGGGCCGTGTATATCAATACCGAAATTCAACGGAATCCTAATTTCCCGAACCCCGCTCCCCAGTCGAACGTACGGGTGTGGTGGGATGTGGATTAA
- a CDS encoding 5-formyltetrahydrofolate cyclo-ligase has translation MTKAELRRQYLAERKSLTADEVNHRSQAIARLFLDFLSQLEETPSSIHCFLPIQRQNEVDTWLILQRIWALYPAIELAASVTDVATHQLRHYPLWPTTPLQQNRWGIPEPIGSDQSAIESNRFDLVLVPLLAFDRNGNRIGYGKGFYDRFLANCRPDCQKVGLSLFESLEQIDDVERTDVPLNACITPSGICFFS, from the coding sequence ATGACCAAAGCCGAGCTACGTCGCCAGTATCTGGCCGAACGAAAGAGCCTGACTGCGGATGAAGTTAATCATCGGAGTCAGGCCATAGCCCGGCTATTTCTCGACTTTCTATCGCAACTCGAAGAAACACCTTCCTCCATTCATTGCTTTCTTCCAATTCAGCGCCAGAATGAAGTGGATACCTGGCTGATTCTTCAACGGATTTGGGCGTTGTATCCAGCTATTGAATTGGCTGCTTCTGTGACAGACGTAGCCACTCATCAACTTCGGCATTATCCCTTATGGCCAACGACACCGTTGCAGCAAAATCGCTGGGGGATTCCAGAACCCATTGGTTCCGATCAGTCAGCCATCGAGAGCAACCGATTCGACCTGGTGTTGGTGCCATTACTGGCCTTTGATCGGAATGGCAACCGAATAGGCTACGGAAAAGGATTTTATGATCGTTTTCTGGCCAACTGTCGACCCGATTGTCAGAAAGTTGGCCTGTCCTTGTTCGAAAGCCTGGAACAGATTGATGATGTAGAACGAACCGACGTTCCACTGAACGCTTGCATCACCCCGTCGGGTATCTGTTTTTTTTCGTAA